GTTGAGAAGGATCCCATCCCCTTTCCTCTGCTCGTTGAGCTTCCTGGCCAGGATGCTGGACAGCACCGCGATGCCGATCTTGGACATGCCATAGGTGGGCGTCAGCCAGCCGTCTAAGGAATAAACCTCATTCTTCACATCTTCCACAAACTTGTTCATGAGCTCCACCAGCTCCTCCTCGGTGATGGTGTCGCTTTTAAACTTCTGCTGCAGTTCTGGGCTGCATTCCTTTAAAACTCGGAGGCCGTCTGTGCTGGACAGATTCACCACTCTGCCTCCAGGTCTCACGAGGGGCAGCAGCTCCGTGCAGACATTTCTGGTGCCGTGAAAGTTTGTTTTCACAGTCATCTCAGCTTCATCAGGAAATGACAAGTTGGGACTACTATTACACAGATAGACGCCCGCGTTGTTCACTAGCACATCGATCCCCCCGTATTCCTGGAGCAGGAAATCGCGCAGTGCTCGGATGCTCTGCAGGTCGTCGACGTCCAGTTGGTGGAAGCGGGGACTCAGGCCCTCGGCCTGCAGCTGCTGTACAGCCGCCTGGCCCCGGCCTGTATCCCTCGCTGTGAGCATCACATCCCCGGAGAACTGCCGGCACAGCTCCCGCACCAGGTTGAAGCCCAGGCCCCTGTTGGCCCCGGTCACCAGCGCCACAAGTTTGTTGGACGGCATAGTGCAGCCTGAAGGGTCTGTGGACTCACCCAGGTCACTTGTCAAATTTATCTAAAATTCTCTGACCAGCATCTCTTATTGATCCTGATGACGCATGATGGGAGGAGCATCCCTATTGGTGGACAGTGGGTTTCTAAAACAGCTCAAAAGCCATCGTAATGTTGGAGATAAGGTGAGCTACAGAATGAGGTGACAGGCTAGTTGTGGAGTAGGAGCTGTGACGCAAACAGATGGTTTCTCTTTGTCCTATCTCCCTCATAAATCCTCAAAGGAGAGGCCTTCTTCCAGAGTCCCTATCACCAGCATTTATATTGCTCTCTTGACCCTACTCCCACATCAAAGAGCCCAAGGCTGGGTCAGCTTTTCCACTCTGGTCTTATTTACAGAGACTGTGGACAGAGTAATCCCAAAGATGGGACAGAGGGGAAGAAGGTCCCAGAGactgctttctttctctgttccaCTTAATCCCAGTGAAACCTCAAGTACCATTCAAGTGGTAGAGAAAACTTTGTCAAAGGATGTtatgatacaaaataaataaataaataaataaatagttggtCTTTCAGCCAGTTCCTTGACACAAGCATCCTAGAACTCTTAGCTCCAGAGCATCAACATTACCTGACTGAACTTCACTGACGCTGAGGTTAACTCtccaaataattgaaaataaaaacacaaaacataaaaGGTGGAAATGTTGATGAATGGCAGTTGTCCTGAGACGTGCCCTTGAATAACCCTACAGTAATGACAGTTGACCCTGGACACGACCTCTTGGACGTGCCTTCTTGTCATGATAGTAACCAGAGCAGCGCCTGTTGGCCTGGCGGGGAggggcagagataaagcatcagagagatgctgcctgcttttcatatatttctttccttttcttttttgaacctgggcctcccccAGCCActtctggccagtgaatttccatctatctgTCCCTCTCTTTCAGAAACCCTGGGGCAGAagtggcaggcctcagactctaagaagaataaaaagtatacttggtttctacttctctcctctctctgttctGAGCCAGTGGTCACTACATGTTGGTGTCCCTTGATGGGCATGAGACCCCAGCCAGCAACTGGGCCACACCTGAGTCTTGCACCACCAGGTCCTGGCAGCCTTGGACCTCTGCAGAgtgcagccctgcagccctggTAGCCTTGGGCCCTTGCAGCCATGCAGCAGCTGAGCAATAGACAGACTTGCAGTTTACTGCAGTAATCTGCTAGATAaggatgactttatttttttggggggtgagggtcacatcctgcagccctcagggtcactcctggctcagaaatcactcctggcaggctcaggggaccatatgggatgccgggattcaaaccaccaatcttctgcaagcaaggcaaacatccttacctccatgctatctctctggtcccaaggatGACTTTCTACACAGGATTCTCCAAAACCTTCAGAGGACCTCCCAGCATGCTGTGCAGCCAGGTAGGGCATGAAATAGAGGATAACCAGCCATTAAGTGATAAATTCCCATAATCCTATCACTCCCCTTTGCTCCCCACACCGGGTTCTGCCTCTTGTCACATACCAAGCCTGGGTGCAATCCTTGGCCTAAGGCATTAAGGAACAGGAAGCCAGAGTCCTGCTGGGAAGCTGGAAGTGAGCAACCTATGTAATCATTAACCTCTGCCCATTCAACCTCAAACCCAGCTCTAGTcaaaatgctttcttttcttcctttattttgttttgttttgttttgtttgggggccacacccagaggtgctcaggggttacatcaggttctgcactcagaagtcactcctggcaccatatgggatgccgaggatcaaaccccagtcggtcaagcgcaaggcaaacaccctaccactatgctaccactctggcccctcaaaatgcTTTCAATGACTGAAAATCTTCAGATCACTTCCTCCAAGTTGGGTGACATTTTTATGCCAAGAATACTTCAGAAGCAACCTTGTCCAGATATCTCTAGATCCAGGAAGCCAGATAGTTTATTTTCAGCATTTGGGCAAAGTATAAATCTTGTGCTGGAGAGATTTCAGTGAAGAGTATCTGGATCAAGAGCAAAATAAATTGCATAGACTGTTCGGAATGTGCCTCATCATCTCCTGGGCCTCCCAGAAATCCCTGGGCCAAggcagattttattttacttcctgAACTTGCAGATCTAAAGAGAAAAGGGGCCACACAAAAGCCTTTTCATTCCAATTGTAGAAATTGTTCAGAGTGAAATTAGTCTTTgagtttgctttaaaaatatgtaaaaagtgggccaaagagatagcatggatgtaaggtgtttgccttgcatgcagaaggacagtagtttgaatcccggcatcccaaatggtcccccaagcctgccaggagcgatttctgagcgtagatccaggaggaacccctgagtgcagcagggtgtgaccccaaaaaaacaaacaaacgtatataaaaagggggggtggagagatagcatggaggtagggcattgccttgcatgcaggacagtggttctaatcccagcatcccacatggtccccagagcctgccaggagcgatttctgagtgtagagtcaggagtaacccctgggagctgctgggtgtgaccaaaaaccaaaataataaataataataataataataatatattggcAATTCTTAAGATGGGAGattaaggggctgggaaggtggcgctagagctaaggtgtctgccttacaagcactagccaaggaacggaccgcggttcgatcccccggcgtcccatatggtccccccaagccaggggcgatttctgagcacatagccaggagtaacccctgagcgtcaaacgggtgtggcccaaaaaccaaaaaaaaaaaaaaaaaaaaaaagatgggagattAATATGTGAGGGTTCATACTAATATTTTGCATGTGCTTGAACTTTTTCCATATCATGTACTTTTAAACCCTATGAAAACAAACCCTTAGCTGTCTTTTCATCTGGAATTGGACTCATCATGTATTCAGTAGTCAAGAACAGTAAATAGggaccaagtgatagcacagccataggacaTTTACCTCGTATATGGCCAACCCCAAACCAGTTTTCAGGCcagcatcgcctggtgtggcccaaaaacccaaaacccactccacccccgcaaaaaaaaaaggacagtaaATATAGGCAAGTGAGTATAGAgttcctctctttttttgtttttgtttttgagccacaccctattgtgctcagggattactcctgggtctgcactcagaagtcacacctggcaggcttgggaaaccatatgggatgcccgaattgaatctgggtctgtcctgggtctgccatgtagaaggcaaatgccctacccgctgtgctattgctccagcccctagagtttCCTCTCTTACAAGCACCTTATATCATCTGTTATTTTTCCAATCACCTTAATTAAAATGAATGGCAATATAGATGCCCACAGTAAAGAATTATTCTGTATTGGAGGTAGTTTGAAAAAACTATGACACATAACAAGTAATTTGTTGGCTCTGTGTCCATTCAGCACAACCTTTAACTGCTTAGACGTGACAGGACCATAAAATTCAAGCCTCATGCTTGATTTTGTTTAGTATGTGACATAACTGGATTATTTATCCTTTTGCATTTCTTGCAAAGGGAAGACTTTGGTGAGAATTTGAGGAAGGCAGCCTGCAAATTATGAGCACTGTATCCCCGAGAAGCAAAACCAGGGACAAGATTTCCACCTCCCTTATTCCCATCAGTGTCTAGAGAGGTGGGATATGACCATTTACCGAGGAATATATTTGGGTCAGTCCAGTCCAAAGACTCTCATAGTTCCTTTTGTACATGTCTGAAGGGTGGGCTGATATGACAGTGAGCCAACTACCTCACAAAGGACTTGGGGAGAGGTTTTGTTTTAAGTAGCATTTGTTGTATTATTTTAACTGACAGAAGTTTTAAATAGTTGTGGGAATAAATGGACAAGGCAAAAtgctttatatatacttttttttttgtggtttttgggtcacacctggcagtgctcaggggttattcctggctccatgctcagaaattgctcctggcaggcacaggggaccatatgggacgctgagattcgaaccgatgaccttctgcatgaaaggcaaatgccttacctccatgctatctctccagcccctatatatacttttttttttaaatttttttgggggtcaccccagtggcactcagaggttacttctggctctgtgctcagatttattcctggcaggctcaggggagcatatgggatgccgggatttgaaccaccgtccttctgcatgtaaggcaaatgccttacctctatgctatctctttggccccgttTCTCACCATTTGTAACACTGGATTGGACATCTTAGTTTACAAACCTTTGCCATATCTCATATCTTTTAAAAGTTCTTGAggataaggccagagagatagcacagcagtagaacgtttgccttgcaagcagccgacccaggaccaatggtggttcaaatcccggcatcccatacagtcccccgtgcctgccaggaatgatttctgagcacagagtcaggagtaagtgccACCAGTGACCtcccaaaaactttaaaaaaaaaagaagttcttgaGAATATTTAACTACAGGGCTAAAAActctggggcttttttttttcataaggggTTTAGGCCAAGCACCCCCATACCCATCCTGCCACTGGAAAACCCAGCAACTCCTTCCTCAGCAACCATCTTCCCAACAGAAAACAGCCCAGCTTCTCCACCAACTTCCAGAAGAAAATAGTGGCCACTTATACTTCCCAGGAAACCCGATCCagactgatacctctgtggcattctcagaagggGAGGAGACAGGTTCCCCTTCCTCGATGAAACACAGTAGTCTAGCGCCATACCCTACACCCTCCAAAAGAAATGGCTCAGTTTTACAACTTAACCTTctcaaacttccaagccatcaAATTGCTTTAAATCTATAAATCCTGAACTCCACAGCCACAtgataattcaatatttttttgttttgttttgtttttttgggccacacccggtaacactcaggggttactcatggctatgcactcagaagtcactcctggcttgggggaccatatgggacgccgggggattgaaccacggtccatcctaggctagtgcaggcaaggcaggcaccttacctctagcgccaccgcccggccccgataattcaatattttattgtagAGAAGCCCATTAGTAttacagaaaatctgatgggaaaggtacatagtaatctaccaaatcagtgagctgaaacAGTAATACGGAAGACTCAACTAGCATAAGCCACAGCCCAATAAATCCTTAGATTCTGTGGgatcctgggttctgaacaaggagggacgctattttgtaaaggccacttATTAGGCTTCTCTTagattctgagcagggagagacgccattttttaagaaccacatggtgtaagaCACTTGTTAGGTTTCCTCAAACccatttccattaacactgcccaagctacctggccaaaCCAGGTATTCTATCAGGAAGGACACAAAGGAACAGTAGGAAGGTactcctagacaatagccaatcactTTAA
This window of the Suncus etruscus isolate mSunEtr1 chromosome 6, mSunEtr1.pri.cur, whole genome shotgun sequence genome carries:
- the LOC126011752 gene encoding carbonyl reductase [NADPH] 1-like, with protein sequence MPSNKLVALVTGANRGLGFNLVRELCRQFSGDVMLTARDTGRGQAAVQQLQAEGLSPRFHQLDVDDLQSIRALRDFLLQEYGGIDVLVNNAGVYLCNSSPNLSFPDEAEMTVKTNFHGTRNVCTELLPLVRPGGRVVNLSSTDGLRVLKECSPELQQKFKSDTITEEELVELMNKFVEDVKNEVYSLDGWLTPTYGMSKIGIAVLSSILARKLNEQRKGDGILLNACCPGWVKTDMGGPKGYKSPEEGIKILLHLALLPPDAKGPHGQFVIERNTEDWVKKCLGLKKTDDLNNLPWKIHWI